The following are encoded in a window of Arctopsyche grandis isolate Sample6627 chromosome 4, ASM5162203v2, whole genome shotgun sequence genomic DNA:
- the LOC143910242 gene encoding uncharacterized protein LOC143910242, producing the protein MNTIMSFYWLIIVLVPAIFVSGETNLCAIEGVKDSAWNSEFIIRIKDFQNGITFRGKTTNIISMDLRDISNLKFDYIKAEIKDEELIISLNDLHFIEFEEHETVSKIRIALNFRCIKSSRTLIVMHDITDTNNHEPVFLPDNNYNISIITPLGIGLPIVPIFGKILVKDVDLTNTEIIISIEPNEYFDIIYDGIKDNKKIHKFKLVTTKVLHSIDEPIIVKITAMDKDETGDLPYTTHATIKVDSESVILNLVTPSFSMPFYRANFSHGKLVFDEKIVLTEGFDENVEFKLVGEQAAYFNYSQNGNKVEIFASSLPDNIMEQNSFLLFSLEATKNNTLSGIAVINVKLP; encoded by the exons atgaacactATCATGTCCTTTTACTGGTTAATCATAGTTTTAGTACCGGCGATATTTGTTTCAG GAGAAACGAATTTATGCGCAATTGAAGGCGTGAAAGACAGCGCATGGAACTCGGAATTTATTATACGCATTAAAGATTTTCAAAATGGAATAACTTTTAGAGGAAAAACTACAAATATAATCT CAATGGACTTACGTGATATATCAAATTTGAAGTTTGACTATATTAAGGCTGAAATCAAAGATgaagaattaattatttcactAAATGACCTCCATTTTATCGAATTCGAAGAACACGAAACAGTATCAAAAATAAGAATTGCCTTAAATTTCAGATGCATAAAATCGAGTAGAACGctg ATTGTGATGCACGATATAACTGATACTAATAATCACGAACCCGTGTTCTTACCCGACAACAATTATAATATCTCAATAATCACTCCTTTGGGGATTGGTTTACCCATTGTACCTATATTTGGGAAGATTCTAGTCAAAGACGTGGATTTGACAAATAccgaaataatcatttctatAGAACCAAATGAATATTTTGATATCATATATGATGGTATCAAAGATAACAAGAAAATACACAAGTTTAAATTAGTGACAACCAAAGTGTTGCATAGTATCGATGAACCGATTATAGTTAAAATAACAGCAAtg GACAAAGATGAAACTGGTGATTTACCATATACCACTCATGCTACCATAAAAGTCGATTCTGAATCTGTGATACTTAATCTTGTAACCCCATCTTTTTCTATGCCTttctatagagcaaatttctcTCATGGAAAATTGGTATTTGacgaaaaaatagttttaactGAAGGATTTGATGAAAATGTCGAATTTAAACTTGTTGGAG AACAAGCTGCATATTTCAATTACAGTCAGAATGGAAATAAAGTTGAAATATTTGCATCTTCACTTCCGGATAATATAATGGAACAAAACAGTTTCCTTTTGTTTTCATTGGAAGCCACAAAAAATAACACACTAAGTGGAATAGCAGTAATCAACGTCAAACTGCCATAA